GGCTTTGAGAACGGCGGCTTTGTAGCGTTTGAGGTTGGCCTTGACCCGCTTGAGGTTGGCGACGGCCTTGTCGAGGCGGGAGACTTGTTTTTCGATTTCGGCGACAATGTGTTTTTGAACCTCTGGTGCGAACAGGGGGATTTGAAACCGCAATAACTCCTTTGTTTCAATGCTGTTGACAGTCGTCCCCTGCTTGCTGCATTCGTTCAGAATTTCGCGATTAAAGGCCTGCAGGGCAAAGACAACATACCTTGGATCAATGCCCTCGCTAGGCACAAGCGCTTTCAAATCCTGATTAATCGTGACAGGCACGTCCACGACAGCTACTGGAAAGGTATGCCTCAAAATGCCACTTCGCGTCACAACGAGGACTGAGCCTGCTGGCAAAAGATTTGTCGTAGATTCTTCAACTGCTTTTTCGGTAATGGAATCCTCTGCCCCCTTGATGTAATCAACCTTCATATCCTTGGGCGAAACCCAGGGAATTGTTCCATTTTCCCAATAGGCTGGTACACGCTTTGATGGTGTCCCTCCCCCAAACCATCGGCCAAGGTCCTTTAAGGGAACCAAGGGCACTTCACTCCTTTTTAAACTGCTCACGATGCCAACACCTTAATTCCAATATTGCTTTCTGTAGGGGCAATTCATGAATTGCCCCTACGGATGAATTGCCCCTACGATATTTTTATACATGAATTGCCTATGATATCTTTCATACGTGAATCGCCCCAACGCACCACGTCAGGCCTCTACGACGGCGGGTTAATCCGCCTCGGATGGTTCTCGTCCTCTTCCCATCTCACCGGGTTGTCGGCAATGTACCGCCGGATACCGTCCAATTCCCGGTCGTCCCGGATGATCCGTTCGTAATAATTGCGTTGCCAGACCGGAACCCCGGGGTTATCGCGCCATTGATTGATGCGTTTGGCCGAATTCATTTTCAGGTAACCGACAACCTTTGGAAGGGTCATTGTGCGCCGAGCCAACCGGTGGGATTTGCGCATGGTGTTGTCGTCCCGTAGGGGCAATTCATGAATTGCCCCTACCTTCTGGGTCTTTTCGTTGATCACGATGACCCCGTGGATATGGTTCGGCATGACAACGAAGGCATCCACCTCGACGTCGGGAAACCTTTCCGGCAATGAATTCCAGATCGTCCCAACGCACAGACCGGCCCTATTCAAACACACGTCCCCGTTCGTGACCTCACCGAACAGACATTCCCGTTCAAACGTGCAAATTGTGATGAAATATGCACCGGCACTGCTGTAATCATAATTGCGCAATCGAATGGAACGACGGTGATGAATTTCGGCGTTAAACACGTCCCCCCCCCTGTTCATGTAGGGGCAATTCATGAATTGCCCCTACGGTATTGTCCCTACATCGGAATTACGCCGCCAATGTCTCGTTCAATTCCTCCAGAATGCACTCCAAATCCTCGCCGAAAATTTGCCACACCTTGCCGATCCCACCCTCCTGCGCAAAGGGCGCATAATCAAAATCGTCCGTCTCGATCTGCAGATTCGCCGCAATATGATCGCGGATCATCTCCAACCACTTGCGCTGCTCATCCGTAAACCGCTTACCGCTCGCCTGCTGCTGCTCAACCCAGGCGCGGAAATTGACCTGCACCTTCTCGGGAAACGGCACCAGCTCGTTCTCCTGCTGCATGGCAAAGCGCACCAGCGAGACCAGGTCGGTCAAAATATGATTGGCCGCCGCGCCGCGCACCTTACCGGCCTCCAGCTTCTGATAGGCCGCCCACAGCTCATCCGGCACGCGCTTTTCCCAACCCTGCGGGTGGGTCTGGTAGATACGCAACTGCTCGACCTGGGCGACCAGCTTTTCGGCCAGCTCACGCACATCCTCAAACCGCAGCCGCTGCTTGTAGGGTTGAGAATAGAGCACCTGCAAGGCGGTGATCTCGTCCTTGTTCTCTTCGATAAACTGCTCGAACGATGCCACCACCCCTTGGGCCTTCTCTTCGCTGAAACCGGCGAAAAGGACCGTATCGGTGCTGACCGTGTCGATAATCTGTTCGTTCCTCTTCTTGATTTCCAGCAGCAGTTCACGCAGTTCGGGATTGCAGAGCGGCTTGACCGCCTCGCCGATCATCTGTGCCGCCGCCTGTTTCCTCTGCTTATCGTCCGGCTCGCTGGTGTCAAAGAGCTTCTGTGCGCGCGTCAGGTGCTTATCCGGCTCCAACGCCTCGACCAGCTCACCATTGAACTGTTTGAGGGTCTTGCCGTCGAGCAGTTCGGTGATTTTCTGCTGGTCTTCGGTATCCAGTTTTTTCTCCATCCGCGCCAGCCGCGCGGCCACCGAGGAGACCACATCGATCTCGGTATTGCCGAAGGCAACCGCCTGCAGCAGCTTCTCGAAGCCGACATTCTTCTTGCGCTCCAGCGGCAGCGAGTCGGTCTGATCCATCTCGCAGACGCCGACCGCATCGACAATGACGAAATGATCCTTGGTCACTGCATCGGGGGTCACCGCCTGCAGATCATTATCATCAATAATCCGTACCCCGCGTCCTTTCATTTGCTCAAAATAGGCGCGGGACTTGACCGTCCGCATAAAGAAGACACACTCGACCGCCTTGATGTCGGTGCCGGTGGCGATCATATCGACGGTGACGGCGATGCGCGGAAAGTAGCTGTTGCGGAACGAGGCGATCAGGTCCTCGGGTCTGGCCCCGGTGGTGCGGTAGGTGATCTTCTGGGCGAAGTCGTTCCCCTTGCCGAATTCCTCGCGCACGATCCTGACAATATCCTCGGCATGGGAATCATCCTTGGCAAAGATCAGGGTCTTGGGCACCTCGGTCCGGTTGGGGAAGATCTCGGTAAAAAGCTTGTCGCGATAAGTCTGAATCACGGTGCGGATCTGATCGACGGCGACCACGTCGCGATCAAGCTGCTTCGCTTCATAGCTGACATCGTCGTCGAGCTGCTCCCAGCGCACTTCGCGGGTCTCGCGGTCACGTTTGTCAACATAGTATCCGGCCTCGACTTCGCTCCCCTGTTCGGTGATGCTGGTCTTGATCCGGTAGACATCGTAATTGACATTGACCCCGTCGGCGACGGCGTGCGGGTGTCCGTACTCCATCACCAGGTTCTTGTTGAAGAAGCCGAAGGTCTGTTTGCTCGGGGTTGCGGTCAGGCCGATCAGGTAGGCATCGAAATACTCCAGCACCTGGCGCCAGAGGTTGTAGATCGAGCGGTGACACTCGTCGGTGACGATGATGTCGAAGGTGCCGATGGGGATATCGGGATTGTAGGTGATCGGTTCCGGCTCCTTGAACAGGCTGCCGAGTTCTCCCATCGATTCTTCGTCCAGTTCCTCGGGCAGTTCGCGCCCTTTCAGCATTGAGAAGAGCCGCTGGATGGTGCAGATAGTGACCCGTGCGGTGGTATCGAGGACGTTGCTGGTCATCTGCTGGACAATGTACTCTTCGCTGAACTTGAAGTTGTTGTAGGGCGAAACGTACTGCTGAAACTCCTTGAGGGTCTGACGCCCCAGGTTGCCGCGATCGACCAGAAAGAGCACCCGGCGCGCCCCGGCGAACTTGATCAGGCGGTAGATGAAGTTGATGCCGGTGAAGGTCTTTCCCGAGCCGGTCGCCATCTGGATCAGCGCCCGCGGGCGGTTCTCTTTGAGCGAAACTTCAAGGTTCTGAATCGCCTTGATCTGCGCCGGCCACAAGCCTTCCGTTTTCAGTTCCGGCATCTGTTGGAGGCGGGCGAGAAAGGTTTGCGGCGTGGATTCGGCCGCGATCGATGCGCCACCCAGGTTCCC
This genomic interval from Geothermobacter hydrogeniphilus contains the following:
- a CDS encoding transposase, which translates into the protein MFNAEIHHRRSIRLRNYDYSSAGAYFITICTFERECLFGEVTNGDVCLNRAGLCVGTIWNSLPERFPDVEVDAFVVMPNHIHGVIVINEKTQKVGAIHELPLRDDNTMRKSHRLARRTMTLPKVVGYLKMNSAKRINQWRDNPGVPVWQRNYYERIIRDDRELDGIRRYIADNPVRWEEDENHPRRINPPS
- a CDS encoding DEAD/DEAH box helicase family protein, which codes for MTPAPEAEARRQIDAMLAACGWLVQDVSAADIHAGRGVAIREFPLPGHGFADYLLYVDGRAAGVIEAKKVGTTLTGVEIQSARYTTGLPDGLPRWHNPLPFCYESTGTETRFTNGLDPEPRSRNVFAFHRPELLADLLDSALPQHGLPGNLGGASIAAESTPQTFLARLQQMPELKTEGLWPAQIKAIQNLEVSLKENRPRALIQMATGSGKTFTGINFIYRLIKFAGARRVLFLVDRGNLGRQTLKEFQQYVSPYNNFKFSEEYIVQQMTSNVLDTTARVTICTIQRLFSMLKGRELPEELDEESMGELGSLFKEPEPITYNPDIPIGTFDIIVTDECHRSIYNLWRQVLEYFDAYLIGLTATPSKQTFGFFNKNLVMEYGHPHAVADGVNVNYDVYRIKTSITEQGSEVEAGYYVDKRDRETREVRWEQLDDDVSYEAKQLDRDVVAVDQIRTVIQTYRDKLFTEIFPNRTEVPKTLIFAKDDSHAEDIVRIVREEFGKGNDFAQKITYRTTGARPEDLIASFRNSYFPRIAVTVDMIATGTDIKAVECVFFMRTVKSRAYFEQMKGRGVRIIDDNDLQAVTPDAVTKDHFVIVDAVGVCEMDQTDSLPLERKKNVGFEKLLQAVAFGNTEIDVVSSVAARLARMEKKLDTEDQQKITELLDGKTLKQFNGELVEALEPDKHLTRAQKLFDTSEPDDKQRKQAAAQMIGEAVKPLCNPELRELLLEIKKRNEQIIDTVSTDTVLFAGFSEEKAQGVVASFEQFIEENKDEITALQVLYSQPYKQRLRFEDVRELAEKLVAQVEQLRIYQTHPQGWEKRVPDELWAAYQKLEAGKVRGAAANHILTDLVSLVRFAMQQENELVPFPEKVQVNFRAWVEQQQASGKRFTDEQRKWLEMIRDHIAANLQIETDDFDYAPFAQEGGIGKVWQIFGEDLECILEELNETLAA